Proteins encoded in a region of the Hippocampus zosterae strain Florida chromosome 11, ASM2543408v3, whole genome shotgun sequence genome:
- the LOC127610119 gene encoding bifunctional 3'-phosphoadenosine 5'-phosphosulfate synthase 2-like isoform X1, producing the protein MSGVKKPRTVRARASQVVMKLTEENLNRSTNVVYQAHHVSRSKRGQVVGTRGGFRGCTIWLTGLSGAGKTTISFALEEFLVSHAIPCYSLDGDNIRHGLNKNLGFSATDREENIRRIAEVARLFADAGLVCITSFISPFTKDRNEARKIHASAGLPFFEVFIHAPLEVCESRDVKGLYKKARAGEIKGFTGIDSDYERPEAPELLLKTGELSVNECLEHVLEMLREQNIVPGEIMEDANELFVPENFVDHAVANASTLPTISITKLDLQWVQVLAEGWASPLKGFMREREFLQVLHFGSLLDGGAINMSVPIVLPVSTETKQELDGCAAVALEYGGSRVAILRNPEFYEHRKEERCARQWGTTCPQHPYIKMVMEGGDWLAGGDLELLEPIKWNDGLDQYRFTPRELKQKFKDMKADAVFAFQLRNPVHNGHALLMQDTKRRLLERGYKNPVLLLHPLGGWTKDDDVPLPWRMKQHAAVLEEGVLDPASTIVAIFPSPMMYAGPTEVQWHCRARMIAGANFYIVGRDPAGIPHPETKKDLYEPTHGGKVLTMAPGLTSVEIIPFRVAAYNKSKKAMDFYDPERHADFEFISGTKMRNLARSGENPPDGFMAPKAWKVLVEYYNSLQKDQ; encoded by the exons ATGTCCGGAGTGAAGAAGCCTCGTACGGTAAGAGCCAGAGCGAGTCAAGTTGTCATGAAACTCACGGAGGAG AACCTCAACAGGTCTACCAATGTGGTCTACCAGGCCCACCATGTCAGTCGCAGCAAGAGGGGACAGGTTGTGGGAACCAGGGGAGGGTTCCGAGGGTGCACCATTTGGCTCACAG GTTTGTCTGGGGCTGGAAAAACTACCATCAGTTTTGCCCTTGAAGAGTTCCTGGTATCCCATGCCATCCCTTGCTACTCCCTGGACGGCGACAACATTCGTCACGGCCTGAACAAGAATTTGGGCTTCTCAGCCACGGACCGCGAGGAGAATATCCGTCGCATCGCTGAGGTGGCCCGACTGTTTGCGGACGCCGGACTTGTTTGCATCACCAGTTTCATCTCCCCCTTTACCAAG GATCGTAACGAGGCCAGGAAAATCCACGCGAGCGCCGGGCTACCATTTTTTGAGGTGTTTATCCACGCTCCCTTAGAGGTGTGCGAGAGCAGAGATGTAAAAGGACTCTACAAAAAGGCCCGGGCTGGCGAGATTAAAG GTTTCACAGGAATCGACTCGGACTACGAGCGCCCCGAGGCGCCGGAGTTGCTGCTGAAAACCGGAGAGCTTTCCGTGAATGAGTGCCTGGAACATGTGCTGGAGATGCTCCGCGAGCAG AACATTGTGCCGGGTGAGATCATGGAGGACGCCAACGAACTATTTGTACCGGAAAACTTTGTGGATCACGCCGTGGCCAATGCGAGCACGTTGCCTACCATAAGCATCACCAAG TTGGACTTGCAGTGGGTGCAGGTTTTGGCCGAGGGCTGGGCCAGTCCTTTAAAAGGTTTCATGAGAGAACGAGAGTTCCTTCAGGTCTTGCACTTTGGTAGCCTCTTGGACG GCGGCGCCATCAACATGTCCGTCCCCATCGTCCTGCCAGTCAGCACCGAGACCAAGCAGGAGCTGGACGGCTGCGCGGCCGTCGCACTGGAATACGGGGGCTCccgggtggccattttgcggaACCCGGAGTTTTATGAACATCGCAAGGAGGAACGCTGTGCCCGACAGTGGGGAACCACGTGTCCGCAACACCCTTATATCAAG ATGGTTATGGAGGGAGGTGACTGGCTGGCCGGTGGTGACCTGGAGCTGCTCGAACCCATCAAATGGAACGACGGCCTGGACCAGTACCGCTTTACTCCGCGGGAGCTCAAGCAGAAGTTCAAAGACATGAAAGCAG ACGCGGTATTTGCATTCCAACTGCGCAACCCGGTCCACAACGGCCACGCTCTGCTAATGCAGGACACCAAGCGGCGTCTGCTGGAGCGCGGCTACAAAAACCCGGTCCTCCTGCTGCACCCGCTCGGCGGCTGGACCAAAGATGACGACGTGCCCCTACCCTGGCGCATGAAGCAGCACGCCGCCGTGTTGGAGGAGGGCGTCCTGGACCCGGCCAGCACCATTGTGGCCATCTTCCCTTCGCCCATGATGTACGCCGGACCTACCGAG GTGCAGTGGCACTGCAGGGCCCGCATGATCGCAGGAGCCAACTTCTACATCGTCGGCCGAGACCCTGCGGGGATACCCCATCCAGAGACCAAGAAGGACCTTTATGAACCCACGCACGGTGGCAAAGTGCTCACCATGGCGCCGGGCCTCACCTCGGTTGAGATCATCCCCTTCAGGGTGGCTGCCTACAACAAGTCCAAGAAAGCCATGGACTTTTACGACCCAGAGCG TCACGCCGACTTTGAGTTCATCTCCGGAACCAAGATGAGAAACTTAGCACGCAGCGGAGAGAACCCACCGGACGGCTTCATGGCCCCCAAGGCTTGGAAGGTGCTGGTGGAGTACTACAACTCGCTGCAAAAGGACCAGTAA
- the LOC127610128 gene encoding multiple inositol polyphosphate phosphatase 1-like, protein MQINFRMILLVYLVGTLHCSSCFRSKASIPRIAKYFGTKGRYEDVNPHLLEDILAVNTSILQPPFSQCRPIHLTAIIRHGTRYPTRAIFKHMQDMYNMVKSATPDKENWVCEIQTQWKMWYSDDMDGRLARKGVDDHKHLAVRLSKLFPTLLSEENLRGGLVKFISSSKHRCLNSTLSFMAGLTEQWGIQDQTFDYEVNDALMKYFVHCTKFVEDVIGNPSALSQVDKFKEGPEMKSVREKIANQLRVPYKNITADMADAAMNLCAYELAIKTVNSPWCQSLDEVDAKIVEYANDLRQFWKRGYGHDINSKSSCILFHDVFSRLDKAANENTSGQQVTEAVTIQVGHGETLLPLYTLMGFFKDDEPLTSSNYASQHQRSFRPSLVLPYAANLLLALYDCGEGNLRLQPLINEKPVSFPGLTESQRAPMPLYEDVKKHYKELIQGCDFETECELFNRRDQVLIKEAL, encoded by the exons ATGCAGATCAACTTTCGGATGATCCTCCTTGTTTACTTGGTAGGCACACTTCACTGCTCCAGCTGTTTTCGTAGCAAAGCCAGTATTCCAAGGATTGCCAAATATTTTGGTACCAAAGGTCGGTATGAAGACGTAAACCCTCATCTTTTAGAGGACATACTGGCCGTCAACACATCCATCCTGCAGCCTCCATTTTCACAATGCCGTCCCATTCATCTGACTGCTATTATAAGACACGGCACGAGATACCCGACGAGAGCGATCTTCAAGCACATGCAAGACATGTACAACATGGTAAAAAGTGCCACGCCTGACAAAGAGAACTGGGTATGCGAGATCCAGACCCAGTGGAAGATGTGGTATTCTGATGACATGGACGGTCGGTTAGCCCGGAAAGGCGTGGATGATCACAAACATCTGGCGGTCAGGCTGTCCAAGCTGTTCCCCACGCTGCTTTCTGAGGAGAATCTTCGAGGAGGACTTGTGAAGTTTATAAGCAGCTCTAAGCACAGGTGCCTCAACAGCACTTTGTCCTTCATGGCGGGACTGACAGAGCAGTGGGGTATTCAAG ATCAGACATTTGACTACGAGGTGAACGACGCTCTCATGAAGTATTTTGTCCACTGCACCAAGTTTGTGGAGGATGTTATCGGGAACCCCTCAGCCCTGTCGCAAGTTGACAAATTCAAAGAGGGACCGGAGATGAAGTCAGTCCGGGAGAAGATTGCCAACCAACTCCGAGTCCCCTACAAGAACATCACAGCTG ACATGGCTGATGCTGCAATGAACTTGTGCGCCTATGAGTTGGCCATCAAGACCGTCAACTCTCCCTGGTGTCAGAGCTTGGATGAGGTTGACGCTAAG ATAGTGGAGTATGCGAATGACCTGAGGCAATTCTGGAAGAGAGGCTACGGTCACGATATTAACAGCAAGTCCAGCTGCATTCTTTTCCATGATGTCTTCAGTCGTCTGGACAAAGCGGCCAATGAAAACAC GTCCGGCCAGCAGGTGACCGAAGCAGTGACGATCCAAGTAGGCCACGGAGAGACCCTCCTTCCGCTGTACACTCTCATGGGTTTCTTCAAGGATGACGAACCCCTGACGTCATCAAACTACGCATCGCAACACCAACGCTCTTTCCGTCCCAGCCTCGTGCTACCGTATGCGGCGAACCTGCTACTCGCGCTGTATGACTGCGGAGAAGGAAACTTGAGGTTGCAGCCACTGATTAATGAGAAACCAGTGAGCTTCCCAGGTTTGACCGAGAGTCAGCGGGCACCCATGCCGCTGTATGAAGACGTAAAAAAACACTACAAGGAACTGATCCAAGGGTGTGACTTTGAGACGGAGTGTGAACTGTTCAATAGACGTGATCAAGTTTTAATTAAAGAGGCCTTGTAG
- the LOC127610119 gene encoding bifunctional 3'-phosphoadenosine 5'-phosphosulfate synthase 2-like isoform X2, which produces MSGVKKPRTNLNRSTNVVYQAHHVSRSKRGQVVGTRGGFRGCTIWLTGLSGAGKTTISFALEEFLVSHAIPCYSLDGDNIRHGLNKNLGFSATDREENIRRIAEVARLFADAGLVCITSFISPFTKDRNEARKIHASAGLPFFEVFIHAPLEVCESRDVKGLYKKARAGEIKGFTGIDSDYERPEAPELLLKTGELSVNECLEHVLEMLREQNIVPGEIMEDANELFVPENFVDHAVANASTLPTISITKLDLQWVQVLAEGWASPLKGFMREREFLQVLHFGSLLDGGAINMSVPIVLPVSTETKQELDGCAAVALEYGGSRVAILRNPEFYEHRKEERCARQWGTTCPQHPYIKMVMEGGDWLAGGDLELLEPIKWNDGLDQYRFTPRELKQKFKDMKADAVFAFQLRNPVHNGHALLMQDTKRRLLERGYKNPVLLLHPLGGWTKDDDVPLPWRMKQHAAVLEEGVLDPASTIVAIFPSPMMYAGPTEVQWHCRARMIAGANFYIVGRDPAGIPHPETKKDLYEPTHGGKVLTMAPGLTSVEIIPFRVAAYNKSKKAMDFYDPERHADFEFISGTKMRNLARSGENPPDGFMAPKAWKVLVEYYNSLQKDQ; this is translated from the exons ATGTCCGGAGTGAAGAAGCCTCGTACG AACCTCAACAGGTCTACCAATGTGGTCTACCAGGCCCACCATGTCAGTCGCAGCAAGAGGGGACAGGTTGTGGGAACCAGGGGAGGGTTCCGAGGGTGCACCATTTGGCTCACAG GTTTGTCTGGGGCTGGAAAAACTACCATCAGTTTTGCCCTTGAAGAGTTCCTGGTATCCCATGCCATCCCTTGCTACTCCCTGGACGGCGACAACATTCGTCACGGCCTGAACAAGAATTTGGGCTTCTCAGCCACGGACCGCGAGGAGAATATCCGTCGCATCGCTGAGGTGGCCCGACTGTTTGCGGACGCCGGACTTGTTTGCATCACCAGTTTCATCTCCCCCTTTACCAAG GATCGTAACGAGGCCAGGAAAATCCACGCGAGCGCCGGGCTACCATTTTTTGAGGTGTTTATCCACGCTCCCTTAGAGGTGTGCGAGAGCAGAGATGTAAAAGGACTCTACAAAAAGGCCCGGGCTGGCGAGATTAAAG GTTTCACAGGAATCGACTCGGACTACGAGCGCCCCGAGGCGCCGGAGTTGCTGCTGAAAACCGGAGAGCTTTCCGTGAATGAGTGCCTGGAACATGTGCTGGAGATGCTCCGCGAGCAG AACATTGTGCCGGGTGAGATCATGGAGGACGCCAACGAACTATTTGTACCGGAAAACTTTGTGGATCACGCCGTGGCCAATGCGAGCACGTTGCCTACCATAAGCATCACCAAG TTGGACTTGCAGTGGGTGCAGGTTTTGGCCGAGGGCTGGGCCAGTCCTTTAAAAGGTTTCATGAGAGAACGAGAGTTCCTTCAGGTCTTGCACTTTGGTAGCCTCTTGGACG GCGGCGCCATCAACATGTCCGTCCCCATCGTCCTGCCAGTCAGCACCGAGACCAAGCAGGAGCTGGACGGCTGCGCGGCCGTCGCACTGGAATACGGGGGCTCccgggtggccattttgcggaACCCGGAGTTTTATGAACATCGCAAGGAGGAACGCTGTGCCCGACAGTGGGGAACCACGTGTCCGCAACACCCTTATATCAAG ATGGTTATGGAGGGAGGTGACTGGCTGGCCGGTGGTGACCTGGAGCTGCTCGAACCCATCAAATGGAACGACGGCCTGGACCAGTACCGCTTTACTCCGCGGGAGCTCAAGCAGAAGTTCAAAGACATGAAAGCAG ACGCGGTATTTGCATTCCAACTGCGCAACCCGGTCCACAACGGCCACGCTCTGCTAATGCAGGACACCAAGCGGCGTCTGCTGGAGCGCGGCTACAAAAACCCGGTCCTCCTGCTGCACCCGCTCGGCGGCTGGACCAAAGATGACGACGTGCCCCTACCCTGGCGCATGAAGCAGCACGCCGCCGTGTTGGAGGAGGGCGTCCTGGACCCGGCCAGCACCATTGTGGCCATCTTCCCTTCGCCCATGATGTACGCCGGACCTACCGAG GTGCAGTGGCACTGCAGGGCCCGCATGATCGCAGGAGCCAACTTCTACATCGTCGGCCGAGACCCTGCGGGGATACCCCATCCAGAGACCAAGAAGGACCTTTATGAACCCACGCACGGTGGCAAAGTGCTCACCATGGCGCCGGGCCTCACCTCGGTTGAGATCATCCCCTTCAGGGTGGCTGCCTACAACAAGTCCAAGAAAGCCATGGACTTTTACGACCCAGAGCG TCACGCCGACTTTGAGTTCATCTCCGGAACCAAGATGAGAAACTTAGCACGCAGCGGAGAGAACCCACCGGACGGCTTCATGGCCCCCAAGGCTTGGAAGGTGCTGGTGGAGTACTACAACTCGCTGCAAAAGGACCAGTAA